From Calliphora vicina chromosome 3, idCalVici1.1, whole genome shotgun sequence:
ttcagtaaaacagccatcatctatggtgtgaatttcttacaaacatattagcggtattcataaTCTTGTGGAAATGGTCTTGcgtcattgcaaatgcaaaatcgtataggtttttgtgtgtattttgttattggattaccgtataattttgcatttgcaatgatgctagaccatttaCACAAGATTCTGAATACCGCTAttgttttttgctgttttatttgcattttagttatttctttatgttaaacaattaattttttccgaatgcaaaagcctctatcttttcaaataattaattttcaaatatttttttggaataatttcttcttgcaatttatgttttcttactaatttttgaatgttgaaattacatttttcaatcatttaaaaaaatgaattaccaTGGAAATATATTACccttttgtttttggaaaatataatttccatggcataaaaattaatggttaaagttggagtttgcttaaaaaagtgcctacttttaaagtgttttttattttatgttgtattattagccgttatgCTAAATAAATCatgttaaaaactgacagatggcataaatgaaatcaaaataatttaattctattaaaatgaaaaatcctctatcttatcattgttatacatacacattgaatattttgagaagaaagaCCCTATATCATAAATAATAAAGTCaccaataatgcaaaattttaaaattggttttaaaaatttaaaatatatgagattcagtagttgctttaaaataataattgtagcatacagaattttaataactcaattaATActcgaaaaaacaattttaaaaaacaagttaacatcactgagctggagtaatgtctccaattttTGGCCTTCAAGCTTTTCTGGCTGGTCTGTGTGATATTTGTCCGAACAAACCATGTCtggcacgttgaaaccgatggaactcattcaccataagctttggtgagcaatcggtgtgcttcagcggtattttttttaattaaataagtaaagcaaaacttcctgcatatgacgctttgttggcactataatattcaataacaaagccgcgttcaaaagatacaccatctattgtaactcccgcatttttaaatatattttgcttTCTCGCTTTCAATTAATCCTTTATCCCCTAATACTACTGCATATAAGAAGAGAATTTTTCGAATAAAGATTCAATatcgacttttttcaaaacgAAAGCTGTTTCAAATACAAATGCGGTTATTCGCCTCAAATTTCTAGCAAGCTACCAACTATTCCTCTACAGTATgcaataatatataattttacataaatatgttctgaatATTCgccatcattattattattaatttatatagttagtaaaactacaaaatattatttctatttatattaCAGCACAATCACAATGCCCACAAGGTTGCCATGCCCCGAATTTGCTGTGGCAGTGATGATTTAAAATGGTCACGTATCAGAGAAATCATTTTGCGGGTATTTGCCAATGAATACAATACAGAAATTATGATTTGTAATTATCATCCAACAAAGGTAAGAGGAAATCAAATACATATTCAgctcaattatgaataaaaattccccgggagttttttcccttttcccattttcctattcaaattcaatgggaacaaactcccgggaaattttttattcataattgggctgattatttTTAACACTTTCTCTGATCCTCCCTTTTGTAACAACATATCAATAACCAGAAAACTTTATCCCCAGATTGTAGATCCCAAATGTCGCATATTGGAGCAGCGTGGTCATAATATTACAGCCCCGGAAAACTGTGCCCTGGTACATTCGGTTAGTGCAGACTTTGCCATGTGCAATGGCATTGGCATgcaattaaattgcaaatatgGCACAGCAAATGAAACTTTGAAACAATACAAACACACCGGAAATGTGGCGGTATTGAAAGAACAGAAACGCTACGTCTACAATCTAGTGACCAAAGAACGTAATCATGAGAGATGTACATATATTGCCTTGTTTTATGCTCTCACCGCTACCCGAGATCATATGGTGGGTATTTGAGAATAGCTAAAGATTAAATTGCTAAGTGattaatgtttgtttatttatttttgttctagCGTCAACATGGTGTTAAAAAATTAGCCATACCACGCTTGGGTTGTGGCATTGATCGTCTCGATTGGTTgcgtgttaaaaatattttggaaatggtTTTTGCTGAGGATGAGGTTGATATAACAACGTATTCCCATGATCCCCTATTGTCCGTACCCAGTCGTGAGCAGTTGCATGTCCACTGTGCCGCATGCAAGAGGGCCTTCTGACATAAAGCTAAGAATTCTATAGCAAAGAATTCTAACAAAAAACCAACTAACAGCAGCGCAAAGAAATGGTATTAATTTTAAGCTTTGAGTTTCTAAACACCATTtcctatataattttttggcaaaaaaaagtttgcttCAATTCTAGtgtatttaagtaatttaaacaaagtttttatacccttcgccatgtgTGACAAGGgcacacatttttcatttgcgactccataaagtatatacagcattggtaggcaaaaagaggcatttaatttgtgtgttcttttgggtaaaaaataaaatatccacaacaacatcaagaagctgaatgaattgtgtgtatttttacgctctattacgctcttttgttcacattcgggttgtttgacgaaaatcatcgtaacctgaacaatatgaacgcctaccatggatatatgtatattttggatcgttatagatatggATAATGCCATGtcttgtatgttgaaatcaaatttccgtaTTCCcctaataacttaaatacataattgatacatcaataaatATCATATAGTGCAActtagattgctatttaaaatcgaggaaatcggctcacaaatgactgagatatagcATAAAACAGCGACTTCCtaaatttgttcaccaaaaatagttttaaatattttacttaatgtatactttggtgaagggtatataagattcagcacagcccaATAAAGCACtctcatttatttttaatataattgtagtTTTAAAATGCCTGCTTGGAAATGGTGTTTAATTAAATCccaaataattgagtttaatttCACCTGTGGAAAAGAATCCACAAAAGGTATTTATTCTATTGTTTAGTTAGACATCATAAAtctcttttgtttttaaattacttattttattactgtatgataatataaatatttttttctcgttCATGGTCAGtgtctatttattttttgttttcgttttgaGATAATTATAATGAATATTACGTTTCCACCAAAACTTTTATATGGAATGATGTCACTTTATTTATacgatatttatttatttatactttttcttCGCACCTGTAacaattaactaaataaaaaatataaaattatagttatttaaacaaaagtaatggaaatttgttttgagtttttgtttttttttgtatagtggcgcaatgtttttattaagtgtaaaatgtattgtttaacaaaaagcaATTCACTGTGAACaatgttgacaatttttttatggaaaaacaaatagaaaattacTATAGGTTTGACTTTTTTAATACAAACTGTTTTACAAATAGCCCTGTATAAGGAATGTAATGATGGAATTTGTGTActgtaatatttgttttattattaaaatgtaaGCATGGAAATCCCTAAATGTTTATGAATTAAATGAGCCATATCTTGGTACAAggttatttaaaataacagattATATGATGacttaattatatttatgtgGACCTGATTCTTTACAATATACAATGTTAAAGTAAGTACTAACTATAACTTAAGACATTAGAATATTATGAAaccatttaacaaataaatggtattgggtgtatgaattaaaaatgcaggatttttaaaatttttacaatataaatttattcaaacaattaGCCATtggtagctatgaccttttcccatcattTTGGCAACAtaaggattccgagcc
This genomic window contains:
- the Targ2 gene encoding uncharacterized protein Targ2, translated to MTAFRLNEVKADVFHVPQTYSLAYSCNADFYAEKGKLAWKFGVIFGQHDELSRQYICSGEVAVLEDNARFIYSLVTKDTMYHKSSYENVESALICMRHHMHNHNAHKVAMPRICCGSDDLKWSRIREIILRVFANEYNTEIMICNYHPTKIVDPKCRILEQRGHNITAPENCALVHSVSADFAMCNGIGMQLNCKYGTANETLKQYKHTGNVAVLKEQKRYVYNLVTKERNHERCTYIALFYALTATRDHMRQHGVKKLAIPRLGCGIDRLDWLRVKNILEMVFAEDEVDITTYSHDPLLSVPSREQLHVHCAACKRAF